A window from Pseudomonas campi encodes these proteins:
- a CDS encoding patatin-like phospholipase family protein: MSKKIALVLGSGGARGYAHIGVIEELEARGYEIGCIAGCSMGAVVGGIYAAGKLREYREWTESLDYLDVLRLIDVSFRLGAIRGEKVFGKIHEIVGEIDIEDLAIPYTAVATDLTNQQEIWFQEGCLHKAMRASAAIPSLFTPVTQGNRMLVDGGLLNPLPIVPVVASHCDLIVAVNLNSLNQKQYHLPVIERPAAIKGRIDQMMGSLSARLPFLKRDSDEEEDGDVVVEVNPWLESRAPKAKALLEEAAPKSANNSRVLGNVGPASLLELVNQSFEAMQSSLTQYKIAGYPPDILINVPKRVCRFFEFHKAPELIMLGRQIASDTLDKYERDHP; the protein is encoded by the coding sequence ATGAGCAAGAAAATAGCCTTGGTTCTCGGCTCGGGGGGCGCGCGCGGTTATGCGCATATCGGAGTGATCGAGGAACTGGAGGCCCGTGGCTATGAAATCGGCTGCATTGCCGGCTGTTCCATGGGCGCGGTGGTGGGCGGCATCTATGCCGCCGGCAAACTCCGTGAGTATCGCGAATGGACGGAAAGCCTGGATTACCTCGATGTACTGCGCCTGATCGATGTGAGTTTCCGTCTCGGCGCCATTCGTGGCGAAAAAGTCTTCGGCAAGATCCATGAAATAGTCGGTGAGATCGACATCGAGGACCTAGCCATCCCCTACACGGCGGTCGCCACCGACCTGACCAACCAGCAGGAAATCTGGTTCCAGGAAGGCTGCCTGCACAAGGCCATGCGCGCCTCGGCGGCCATCCCCAGCCTGTTCACCCCAGTCACCCAGGGTAACCGCATGCTGGTCGACGGCGGCCTGCTCAACCCGCTGCCGATAGTGCCGGTGGTAGCCAGCCACTGCGACCTGATCGTCGCGGTCAACCTCAACTCGCTCAATCAGAAGCAGTACCACCTGCCGGTGATCGAGCGACCAGCGGCGATCAAGGGGCGCATCGACCAGATGATGGGCTCGCTCAGCGCCCGCCTGCCCTTTCTCAAGCGTGACAGCGATGAAGAAGAGGACGGCGATGTGGTCGTCGAGGTCAATCCCTGGCTGGAGAGCCGTGCCCCCAAAGCCAAAGCGCTGCTGGAAGAAGCCGCACCGAAGTCCGCCAATAACTCCCGCGTACTCGGCAACGTCGGCCCCGCTTCGCTGCTGGAGCTGGTCAACCAGAGCTTCGAGGCCATGCAGTCGTCGCTGACCCAGTACAAGATCGCCGGCTACCCGCCGGACATCCTGATCAACGTGCCCAAGCGCGTGTGCCGTTTCTTCGAGTTCCACAAGGCGCCGGAGCTGATCATGCTCGGCCGGCAGATCGCCAGCGACACCCTGGACAAGTACGAGCGCGACCACCCGTAG
- a CDS encoding response regulator encodes MTSNPTTILVIDDEAQIRKFLRISLTAQGYKVLEGANGSEGLAQAALGKPDLVVLDLGLPDMDGQQVLRELREWSAVPVLVLSVRASEGEKVLALDGGANDYVTKPFGIQEFLARVRVLLRQAGAGEQQEAVVSSGPLNLDFAYRRVTLDAVEVALTRKEYAVLAMLARHLGRVVTQQQLLKDIWGPSHVEDSHYLRVVVGHLRQKLGDDPAAPRFIVTEAGVGYRLREL; translated from the coding sequence CAAGTTCCTGCGTATCAGCCTCACCGCCCAGGGCTACAAGGTGCTGGAGGGCGCCAATGGCAGCGAGGGCCTGGCCCAGGCCGCGCTGGGCAAGCCGGACCTGGTGGTGCTCGACCTCGGCCTGCCGGACATGGACGGCCAGCAGGTGCTGCGTGAACTGCGCGAGTGGTCGGCGGTGCCGGTGCTGGTGCTCTCGGTACGCGCCAGCGAAGGCGAGAAGGTCCTGGCCCTGGATGGCGGCGCCAACGACTACGTGACCAAACCGTTCGGCATTCAGGAATTCCTCGCCCGGGTGCGCGTGCTGCTGCGCCAGGCTGGCGCGGGTGAGCAGCAGGAGGCGGTGGTCAGCAGCGGTCCGCTGAACCTGGATTTCGCCTATCGGCGGGTGACCCTGGATGCTGTGGAAGTCGCCCTGACCCGCAAGGAATACGCAGTGCTGGCCATGCTTGCCCGCCACCTTGGCCGGGTGGTGACCCAGCAGCAACTGCTCAAGGACATCTGGGGCCCGAGCCATGTCGAGGACAGCCACTACCTGCGCGTGGTGGTCGGTCATCTGCGGCAAAAGCTCGGCGATGACCCGGCGGCGCCGCGCTTCATCGTCACCGAAGCCGGGGTCGGTTATCGGCTGCGTGAGTTGTAG
- a CDS encoding flavin reductase family protein: protein MQLDFSRLSALEAYRWLASTVTPRPIAWVSSLSREGVSNLAPFSFFQVISDDPPSLMINVGSRDDGSLKDTLRNVQDTGELVIQLVSFAQAEAMNASAAHLPHGISEFSHCGIASLSSALVRPPRVAGAPVAFECRLLEVQPFPRATPNCHLIFVEVLLAHIDDAVLNEQGRIDPQRLDLVGRLGGSQYCRTRDQFSLQRPA, encoded by the coding sequence ATGCAGCTCGATTTCAGTCGTTTGAGCGCCCTGGAGGCCTACCGTTGGCTGGCTTCCACCGTTACCCCTCGGCCGATTGCCTGGGTTTCCAGCCTGTCGCGGGAGGGTGTCAGCAACCTGGCGCCCTTCAGTTTCTTCCAAGTGATCAGCGACGATCCGCCGAGCCTGATGATCAACGTCGGTTCGCGTGACGATGGCAGCCTCAAGGACACTCTGCGCAACGTGCAGGACACCGGCGAGCTGGTGATCCAGCTGGTGTCCTTCGCCCAGGCCGAGGCGATGAATGCCAGCGCCGCGCACCTGCCCCACGGCATCAGCGAGTTTTCCCACTGCGGCATCGCCAGCCTGTCCTCGGCGCTGGTACGTCCACCCCGGGTAGCGGGCGCACCGGTGGCCTTCGAGTGCCGGTTGCTGGAGGTGCAGCCGTTCCCGCGAGCCACGCCCAATTGCCACCTGATCTTCGTCGAAGTATTGCTGGCGCATATCGATGACGCCGTGCTCAACGAGCAGGGACGGATCGACCCGCAGCGCCTGGACCTGGTCGGGCGTCTGGGCGGCAGCCAGTACTGTCGAACCCGCGACCAGTTCAGCCTGCAACGCCCCGCCTAA